A window of the Ostrea edulis chromosome 1, xbOstEdul1.1, whole genome shotgun sequence genome harbors these coding sequences:
- the LOC125663643 gene encoding COX assembly mitochondrial protein 2 homolog, with protein MHPDLSPHLHTEECNFLIKAFRSCQDQHGFLKYVGYCDPLFADVQKCLRQERINRRLEYQETGKSKMREYRERRAKGDV; from the exons ATGCACCCTGACTTGTCACCTCATTTACATACAGAAGAATGTAACTTCTTGATTAAGGCCTTCAGAAGTTGTCAGGATCAG CATGGCTTTCTAAAATATGTTGGATACTGCGATCCCCTGTTTGCAGATGTACAGAAATGTCTGAGACAAGAG AGAATTAATCGAAGATTAGAGTACCAAGAAACTGGAAAAAGTAAGATGAGAGAATACAGAGAAAGACGAGCAAAGGGAGATGTGTAG